The following coding sequences lie in one Pelecanus crispus isolate bPelCri1 chromosome 9, bPelCri1.pri, whole genome shotgun sequence genomic window:
- the CDK9 gene encoding cyclin-dependent kinase 9: MAKQYDMVECPFCDEVSKYEKLAKIGQGTFGEVFKAKHRQTGKKVALKKVLMENEKEGFPITALREIKILQLLKHENVVNLIEICRTKASPYNRCKGSIYLVFDFCEHDLAGLLSNAHVKFTLSEIKKVMQMLLNGLYYIHRNKILHRDMKAANVLITRDGVLKLADFGLARAFSLAKNSQPNRYTNRVVTLWYRPPELLLGERDYGPPIDLWGGGCIMAEMWTRSPIMQGNTEQHQLTLISQLCGSITPEVWPNVDKYELYQKLDLPKGQKRKVKDRLKAYVKDPYALDLIDKLLVLDPAQRIDSDDALNHDFFWSDPMPSDLKNMLSTHNQSMFEYLAPPRRRGGHMPQQPANQGRNPTATNQTEFDRVF, from the exons ATGGCCAAGCAGTACGACATGGTGGAGTGCCCCTTCTGCGATGAGGTCTCCAAGTACGAGAAGCTCGCCAAGATCGGGCAGGGCACTTTCGG GGAAGTTTTCAAAGCCAAACATCGTCAGACGGGCAAGAAAGTAGCGCTGAAGAAAGTGTTGATGGAAAATGAGAAGGAGGGG TTCCCCATCACAGCCTTGCGAGAGATTAAAATCCTCCAGCTGCTCAAACATGAGAACGTGGTGAACCTCATTGAAATCTGCAGGACCAAAG CCTCTCCGTACAACCGCTGCAAGGGCAGTATCTACCTTGTGTTTGACTTCTGCGAGCACGACCTGGCTGGCCTTCTCAGCAATGCCCACGTCAAGTTCACGCTCTCAGAGATCAAGAAAGTTATGCAGATGCTATTGAATGGACTTTACTACATCCACAGGAACAAG ATCTTACATCGAGACATGAAAGCTGCAAATGTCCTGATCACACGGGACGGAGTCCTGAAGCTTGCAGACTTTGGGCTGGCTCGAGCTTTCAGCCTGGCTAAGAACAGCCAGCCGAACCGCTATACCAATCGGGTGGTGACTCTGTGGTATCGGCCACCAGAGCTGCTCCTAG GGGAGCGGGACTACGGTCCCCCCATTGACCTCTGGGGTGGAGGCTGCATCATGGCAGAGATGTGGACCCGCAGCCCCATCATGCAGGGGAACACAGAGCAGCACCAGCTCACCCTCATCAGCCAGCTCTGTGGATCCATCACGCCGGAG GTTTGGCCGAATGTGGATAAATATGAGCTGTACCAGAAGCTGGATCTCCCCAAGGGCCAGAAGCGCAAGGTGAAGGATCGCCTGAAAGCCTATGTTAAAGACCCCTATGCACTTGACCTCATTGAcaagctgctggtgctggatCCTGCCCAACGGATTGACAGCGATGACGCGCTGAACCACGACTTCTTCTGGTCAGATCCCATGCCTTCGGACCTCAAAAACATGCTGTCCACCCACAACCAGTCCATGTTCGAGTACCTGGCCCCACCGCGCAGGAGGGGTGGGCACATGCCCCAGCAGCCGGCTAACCAGGGCAGGAACCCGACCGCCACCAACCAGACAGAATTCGACAGGGTGTTTTGA